TCCAGTCTTCAAGCTTAATCACCATATCAATCTGCTGTGTATCCTTTACACTCTCCACACCAAAGAGAGCCTTGACATCAATAATTCCAATGCCACGCAACTCAATAAAATGTTTGGTGATATCTGGTGCGGAACCAATTAAGGTTACATCAGATATCTTTCGTATCTCCACCACATCATCAGAAACCAAGCGATGCCCTCTCTTAATTAACTCCAAAGCCGCTTCACTCTTTCCAATTCCACTCTCGCCCATAATGAGCACGCCCTCACCAAAGACATCAACCAAAACACCGTGGATACTAATGCATGGTGCAAGCTCAGCCTTTAGCCAGCGAATAATTTCTGCCATAATCTCTGTTGTGCTTCGGTCTGAAGTCAAACAAGGAACGCCATAGTGCTCACAATAAGCTAACATATCTTCATCTGGCTTTCTTCCTGCCGCATAGACCATGGCTGGAAGTTTATAGGAGAGCAATTTATCGTAGATGGCAACCTTTTGTGCCCTTTCTAGTGTCTCAAGATAGGCACATTCTACATTTCCCATAATTTGCACCCTCTCATTGTCAAAGTGAGCAAAAAATCCTGTCAGCTGTAATGCTGGACGATTAACTTCTGCATTCTTTACAAAGATGACCTCAGTATCAATTCCTGGTGTCAAATTTGTCAATTTATTATTATTAATTAATTCTGTTATGGTAACTCCGTCCATACCTTTCCTCCCTTCTCTTGTTCCCCCTAGCATAAC
This region of Lachnospiraceae bacterium oral taxon 096 genomic DNA includes:
- the hprK gene encoding HPr(Ser) kinase/phosphatase — its product is MDGVTITELINNNKLTNLTPGIDTEVIFVKNAEVNRPALQLTGFFAHFDNERVQIMGNVECAYLETLERAQKVAIYDKLLSYKLPAMVYAAGRKPDEDMLAYCEHYGVPCLTSDRSTTEIMAEIIRWLKAELAPCISIHGVLVDVFGEGVLIMGESGIGKSEAALELIKRGHRLVSDDVVEIRKISDVTLIGSAPDITKHFIELRGIGIIDVKALFGVESVKDTQQIDMVIKLEDWNKEEAYDRIGLEDNYTEFLGNKVVCHVLPIRPGRNLAVICEAASVNHRQKKMGYNAAEELYRRVQANINKGKM